One Bombus pyrosoma isolate SC7728 linkage group LG7, ASM1482585v1, whole genome shotgun sequence genomic window carries:
- the LOC122569459 gene encoding glycosyltransferase 25 family member: MKLVNLFRVTLVCFIVFIDISGQNLKNPTVLITILVRNKAHTLPYFLTFLEQLTYPKERIHLWICSDNNIDNSIEILSVWIKNERSKYHGIEINFDEKSNGFEDENEIAHWSPQRFLHVINLREEALHAGRNIWADFIWMLDADVFLTNPNTLNELILKNETVVAPLLKSDGLYSNFWAGMTSDFYYLRTEKYEPILFREIKGCFNVPMIHSAVLIDLRKHISDLLTYDPKNLNQYSGPIDDIITFAVGANNSDIPLFICNDNIYGFIMVPLEEEETVTEDLQRLTNIKTEILSDNNYLPLSMHLERFVQYPTEDTLQVDNIYMINLLRRPERRERMHKLFKELGIRVETHDAVDGRILNQSVLEKLGIEIMAGYTDPYHNRPMTMGEIGCFLSHYNIWNKVIENGFKSIIVLEDDVRFEPFFRQKVNYILRELEDLQFEWDLVYLGRKRLAENAESWIDGSKYLVHAGYSYWTLGYILSTSGAKKLIEAMPLKQLLPVDEYLPILSDVHPRDDWKVHYTKRNLILLSAYPLLIYPTHYTGEQGYISDTENSTTIFNDQNINKSKREDL, translated from the exons ATGAAATTAGTGAATTTGTTTCGTGTTACCTTAGTATGTTTTATCGtgtttattgatatttctgggcaaaatttaaaaaatccgacagttttaataacaattttagtACGTAACAAAGCACATACATTACCATATTTCTTAACCTTCTTGGAACAACTGACTTACCCTAAAGAACGAATACATCTCTG GATATGTagtgataataatattgataactcaatcgaaatattatcagtatggataaaaaatgaaaggagCAAGTATCatggaattgaaataaattttgatgaaaaatcGAACGGATTCGAggacgaaaatgaaattgcccATTGGTCACCACAAAGATTTTTACATGTGATAAATTTACGCGAAGAGGCACTTCATgctggaagaaatatttgggCAGATTTCATTTGG aTGCTCGATGCAGATGTTTTTCTAACAAACCCGAATACTCTTAACGAATTAATCTTGAAAAACGAAACTGTAGTTGCCCCGTTATTGAAGTCTGATGGGTTATATAGCAATTTTTGGGCTGGAATGACCAGTGATTTCTACTATTTACGAACAGAAAAGTATGAACCTATCTTATTTCGGGAAATAAAAGGATGTTTCAACGTGCCTATGATTCATAGCGCCGTTCTTATAGATTTAAGAAAACATATTTCGGATCTTTTAACATATGATCCAAAAAATTTGAATCAGTACAGCGGTCCTATTGACGACATTATAACTTTTGCCGTCGGTGCTAATAATTCTG ATATaccattatttatttgtaacgataatatttatgGCTTCATCATGGTTCcgttggaagaagaagaaacggtTACTGAAGATCTACAAAGATTGACCAATATTAAGACAGAAATATTAT CCGACAATAATTACCTTCCATTGTCAATGCATCTCGAGCGATTTGTACAGTATCCTACCGAGGATACATTGCAAGTGgacaatatttatatgataaacCTTTTAAGAAGGCCAGAAAGACGCGAGCGAATGCACAAACTTTTTAAAGAACTTGGAATTCGAGTAGAAACACATGATGCTGTTGACGGTAG GATATTAAATCAGTCTGTTCTTGAGAAATTGGGAATAGAGATAATGGCAGGATACACTGATCCTTATCATAATCG acCAATGACTATGGGTGAAATTGGTTGTTTTTTAAGCCATTACAATATCTGGAATAAG gTAATAGAAAATGgctttaaaagtattattgtCTTAGAAGACGACGTTCGTTTTGAACCGTTCTTCCGTcaaaaagtaaattacattttaagaGAATTAGAAGATCTTCAATTTGAGTGGGATTTGGT ttatctgggaagaaaaagattagCAGAAAATGCTGAATCTTGGATTGATGGATCAAAATATTTGGTACATGCTGGTTACAGTTACTGGACATTaggatatattttatctacaaGTGGTGCAAAGAAACTAATAGAAGCAATGCcgttaaaacaattattaccCGTCGATGAATATCTTCCTATATTATCTGATGTTCATCCTAG GGATGATTGGAAAGTACATTAtacaaaacgaaatttaatattactttccGCATAtcctttattaatttatccgaCGCATTACACTGGTGAACAAGGATACATCAGCGATACAGAAAATTCTACGACTATATTTAACGaccaaaatataaataaatcgaaacgCGAAGATCTATGA
- the LOC122569467 gene encoding leucine-rich repeat-containing protein 59 isoform X1, producing the protein MNLKKVKSRLKDEKLDLSLCDLKEVPIREIATIKKATHLDLSNNLLTSLSSTFVDLKQIVILDLSRNMLTEIPENFGELKRLKHLDLYANQISRLPLSLSELKSLRWLDLKENPLTPAVASVAGPCSNLSECQACARNIVAYLSSVKLTIEEEKLRRLNAITDMETGTVSTKKGGRKKKKKILDKNNKQNLDESGSNQSSEVSLIDEDKIEPLIITHNRNQANKTHETKGNAHRFFMSMISWLFLFGLALTLMIVILPLYSKQSELFIDYIESKTGIHLKAFQKYSTDVFVSFIQAVINICDNLYHAYEKNFKTEIDIPANK; encoded by the exons atgaatttaaagaaagttAAAAGTAGATTAAAAGACGAAAAGCTAGATCTTAGCTTATGCGACCTTAAAGAAGTGCCTATTCGAGAAATC GCAACTATTAAAAAAGCAACACATTTGgatttatcaaataatcttTTAACTTCTTTATCT agTACTTTTGTTGACCTTAAGCAAATAGTCATACTAGATCTTAGTAGAAACATGTTGACAGAAATCCCTGAAAATTTTGGAGAACTGAAGCGATTGAAACATTTAGATCTTTATGCAAATCaa ATAAGCAGATTACCACTTAGTTTAAGcgaattaaaaagtttaagATGGTTAGATTTAAAGGAAAATCCTTTAACTCCTGCTGTGGCTAGTGTTGCTGGTCCTTGTAGTAATTTGAGTGAATGCCAAGCTTGTGCTCGTAACATTGTCGCTTATTTGTCAAGTGTGAAACTTAccatcgaagaagaaaaattacggAGATTAAATGCCATTACGG ATATGGAAACAGGTACTGTTTCGACAAAAAAAGgagggaggaaaaagaaaaagaagatattggATAAGAATAATAAGCAAAATTTAGATGAAAGTGGATCTAATCAATCGAGCGAAGTATCGCTAATAGATGAAGACAAAATAGAACCTCTGATAATCACGCACAATAGAAACCAAGCTAATAAAACACATGAAACTAAAG GAAATGCACATCGATTTTTCATGTCCATGATCTCATGGCTTTTTCTGTTTGGTTTAGCACTCACACTGATGATTGTGATTCTTCCATTGTATTCGAAACAGTCGGAATTGTTTATAGATTACATAGAATCTAAGACAGGCATACATTTAAAAGCATTTCAGAAATATAGTACCGATGTATTTGTCTCTTTTATACAAGCAGTGATTAATATTTGCGATAATTTATACCATGCGtatgagaaaaattttaaaacagagATAGACATTCCAGCGAATAAATAA
- the LOC122569458 gene encoding transcription factor 25: MSTRYIKKVYGSDLLFEKNSENESEMENSIMGNVKPKTFNFFDVLNQNSEINEEENEEEQAADENSIDEAKRKKKKKRRRKLEGCKGQIVESKEENIDEIEKTVREVNKLLGEPLPGCSSQSTDNFQWSQQKSKEDIFLVQHKHLNPYNELKRIFGSKTVQAEQNNRRNRGRMGHLKKTWLVSARDNWPPIIKFGLSMSLDHTIQTTNNVQYFVYDHSVSYRQVQLKFLEAVESSNHEKILSIINVHSYHVDTLLQLAELCKHNDDLAMAAQLTERALYCLECAFHPLFNYTAALCRLDYRKQQNRALFITLFKHINFVGGRACYRTSLEFCKLLLSLDPEGDPLAVVLCLDFYALRAKEYEWFIEFCNLWDSTRNLTQLPNIAYSLALAHFHLGNTSIANELLQNALIMFPGVLMQLLEECGIQPDEMVQSYDFFNSKATISTSPPLEKLQNLYVERNFRLWKDVNLLPWLRENVHIVLSRVDSHDDYVKYCEVKRRKRYQGRLPKNILRHIILSDIRNISVNFNEVQIDGSILSHDPLPPVDSIDIYKRPATSTRSNRNSAGFLSLFLSYLSRDIGRDVAEVLENTNLSHDNDEET, from the exons ATGTCTACAcggtatataaaaaaagtatatgGAAGTGATCTATTATTCGAGAAGAATAGTGAAAATGAGAGTGAGATGGAAAACTCAATAATGGGCAACGTTAAACCAAAGACATTCAACTTTTTTGATGTA TTGAAtcaaaattctgaaattaatgaggaagaaaatgaagaagaacaAGCAGCGGATGAAAATAGTATTGATGAAGCTAAGcgcaagaaaaaaaagaaaagacgaagaaaattagaagGTTGTAAAGGCCAAATTGTTGaatcaaaagaagaaaatatagatgaaattgaaaagacAGTGAGGGAAGTGAATAAATTACTTGGGGAACCACTTCCAGGTTGTAGCTCTCAAAGTACAGATAATTTTCAGTGGAGCCAACAAAAGTCTAAAGAGGATATTTTCTTAGTGCAACATAAGCACTTAAATCCGTATAATGAACTCAAAAGAATTTTTGGTAGCAAAACAGTGCAAGCGGAACAAAA CAATAGGAGAAATAGAGGACGTATGGGCCATTTAAAGAAAACCTGGTTGGTTTCTGCTAGAGATAATTGGCCaccaattattaaatttggcCTTTCAATGTCTTTGGATCATACTATACAAACAACCAATAATGTTCAATACTTTGTGTATGATCACAGTGTATCATACAGACaagtacaattaaaatttttagaagCTGTTGAAAGCTCAAATCATGAAAAGATCCTT AGTATAATCAATGTGCATTCTTATCACGTAGATACATTATTACAATTAGCCGAACTGTGTAAACACAATGATGATTTAGCAATGGCTGCACAATTAACAGAACGAGCTTTGTACTGCCTAGAATGTGCTTTTCACCCACTGTTTAATTATACAGCTGCTCTTTGCAGACTAGATTACAGGAAACAACAAAATCGtgctttatttataactttattcaaacatattaattttgttgGTGGACGTGCATGTTACAG aaCAAGCTTGGAGTTTTGTAAATTACTTTTGTCACTTGATCCAGAAGGTGATCCATTAGCTGTAGTTCTTTGTCTTGATTTCTATGCTTTAAGAGCAAAGGAATACGAATGGTTTATAGAATTTTGCAATCTTTGGGATAGTACAAGAAACCTAACACAGTTGCCAAATATAGCGTACAGTTTAGCTTTAGCCCATTTTCATTTAGGCAACACAAGTATTGCTAACGAATTGTTACAAAATGCTTTAATAATGTTCCCGGGTGTATTGATGCAGTTACTAGAAGAATGTGGGATACAACCTGATGAAAtg GTTCAATCCTATGATTTCTTTAACAGTAAAGCAACAATTTCAACTTCACCACCTCTAGAGAagctacaaaatttatatgttgAACGTAACTTTCGCCTATGGAAAGATGTAAATCTTTTACCATGGCTCCGTGAAAATGTACACATTGTACTAAGTCGTGTTGATTCACATGATGATTACGTAAAGTATTGTGAGGTAAAACGGAGAAAACGTTATCAAGGAAGATtaccaaaaaatattttgcgacATATTATATTGTCtgatataagaaatatcaGTGTGAACTTTAATGAG GTACAAATTGATGGTTCCATTCTTTCGCATGATCCTTTACCACCTGTGGATAGTATTGATATTTACAAACGCCCTGCCACAAGTACAAGGTCAAACAGAAATAGTGCTGGTTttttatctctctttctttcatatttatccAGGGATATTGGTAGAGATGTTGCAGAAGTtcttgaaaatacaaatttatc CCATGATAATGAtgaagaaacataa
- the LOC122569467 gene encoding leucine-rich repeat-containing protein 59 isoform X2, translating into MNLKKVKSRLKDEKLDLSLCDLKEVPIREIATIKKATHLDLSNNLLTSLSSTFVDLKQIVILDLSRNMLTEIPENFGELKRLKHLDLYANQISRLPLSLSELKSLRWLDLKENPLTPAVASVAGPCSNLSECQACARNIVAYLSSVKLTIEEEKLRRLNAITGTVSTKKGGRKKKKKILDKNNKQNLDESGSNQSSEVSLIDEDKIEPLIITHNRNQANKTHETKGNAHRFFMSMISWLFLFGLALTLMIVILPLYSKQSELFIDYIESKTGIHLKAFQKYSTDVFVSFIQAVINICDNLYHAYEKNFKTEIDIPANK; encoded by the exons atgaatttaaagaaagttAAAAGTAGATTAAAAGACGAAAAGCTAGATCTTAGCTTATGCGACCTTAAAGAAGTGCCTATTCGAGAAATC GCAACTATTAAAAAAGCAACACATTTGgatttatcaaataatcttTTAACTTCTTTATCT agTACTTTTGTTGACCTTAAGCAAATAGTCATACTAGATCTTAGTAGAAACATGTTGACAGAAATCCCTGAAAATTTTGGAGAACTGAAGCGATTGAAACATTTAGATCTTTATGCAAATCaa ATAAGCAGATTACCACTTAGTTTAAGcgaattaaaaagtttaagATGGTTAGATTTAAAGGAAAATCCTTTAACTCCTGCTGTGGCTAGTGTTGCTGGTCCTTGTAGTAATTTGAGTGAATGCCAAGCTTGTGCTCGTAACATTGTCGCTTATTTGTCAAGTGTGAAACTTAccatcgaagaagaaaaattacggAGATTAAATGCCATTACGG GTACTGTTTCGACAAAAAAAGgagggaggaaaaagaaaaagaagatattggATAAGAATAATAAGCAAAATTTAGATGAAAGTGGATCTAATCAATCGAGCGAAGTATCGCTAATAGATGAAGACAAAATAGAACCTCTGATAATCACGCACAATAGAAACCAAGCTAATAAAACACATGAAACTAAAG GAAATGCACATCGATTTTTCATGTCCATGATCTCATGGCTTTTTCTGTTTGGTTTAGCACTCACACTGATGATTGTGATTCTTCCATTGTATTCGAAACAGTCGGAATTGTTTATAGATTACATAGAATCTAAGACAGGCATACATTTAAAAGCATTTCAGAAATATAGTACCGATGTATTTGTCTCTTTTATACAAGCAGTGATTAATATTTGCGATAATTTATACCATGCGtatgagaaaaattttaaaacagagATAGACATTCCAGCGAATAAATAA
- the LOC122569455 gene encoding uncharacterized protein LOC122569455: protein MGLNAELTAILRDVVQFLECLHDVKLPLKLENIRDNLLVRSKDTLTMFVIERIGRPASPEPYLNMNATGSKGLMATTLKTETELQEYVGAEEYHEMQKPQQQQDYYETFQGVESTNNTIVLSTHETIDNIQNKGEEVENTLMDIYANFSATETKSKCKMCGPLYRKEGKKLFVFEQYRACWVGLVGLHLLIYGNDRDNRPCTILPIQGYMARAAPNAIPRDQRRSESTFEIFRPGNRTFQFSAKTRKDMEQWVTKICELGGEKNDYKETTKQMDTNIVANGSTKQPNDQEDSSCRQELPDKSSTDPIIDRSNEDTNEGRALDDSHESANISIPSPATGPSEAIVSISSRPHSSTPPPLPARISRKLPIPSPQHSSYELPDEEEDDIYHKIDDFRETIQYANVKNKHESDEKGKKGNFGIITKKSIGSRNELTYDDTIDNITALKDKVVDEQSKFLSYDHGETVIRNSKPIKVRTTEKVEESTKSPQKKSFLDRVRSKKESPRKIEKKTKYKTATSPSRPPAPLSQLSSSLANNHESSNYYDDVSELINVEQEINRVEEEQSEYTCPPPPRPIYVKPPIIENVTDADEFYDDVAYRDKSHQQITKKSNLFHNLVRTDADRPAFCENLDVSQQSFEDDEHYKMPRPESHYPKCLPVDRQVDDLYDDVAILAEFTARQKEVLHNRDNENATRSQISPEKKSWNRFVSGKRSKTVDSTVTETNGRVLNETEDSSDDFGEQHNSSRMNTFQKLISRMENSLGKAPSRTTSSILLNKTNLTKYV from the exons ATGGGGCTCAACGCGGAGCTTACTGCTATTCTTCGAG ATGTAGTGCAATTTTTGGAATGTCTCCACGATGTAAAACTCCCATTGAAATTAGAGAACATTCGAGATAATCTATTGGTACGTTCGAAAGATACGCTAACGATGTTCGTAATAGAGAGAATCGGAAGACCGGCATCTCCAGAACCGTATTTAAATATGAACGCAACCGGATCGAAAGGTTTGATGGCAACTACACTGAAAACGGAAACCGAGCTTCAAGAATACGTAGGAGCAGAGGAATACCATGAGATGCAAAAGCCACAGCAACAACAAGATTATTACGAGACCTTTCAGGGTGTCGAATCGACGAATAATACTATTGTACTCTCGACTCatgaaacgatcgataatattcaaaataaaggAGAAGAGGTTGAAAATACGCTAATGGACATTTACGCGAATTTCTCAGCAACGGAAACGAAAAGTAAATGTAAGATGTGTGGCCCTCTTTataggaaggaaggaaagaaattgttcGTTTTCGAACAATATCGAGCTTGTTGGGTTG GTTTGGTTGGATTGCATCTATTAATTTACGGAAACGATCGTGACAATCGGCCGTGTACAATTTTGCCAATTCAGGGCTACATGGCACGAGCTGCTCCAAATGCGATTCCTCGAGACCAACGTCGAAGCGAATCTACTTTTGAGATTTTCCGTCCTGGTAACAGAACTTTCCAG TTTTCTGCAAAAACTCGGAAGGATATGGAACAATGGGTAACGAAAATTTGTGAATTAGGAGGCGAGAAGAACGATTATAAAGAGACAACGAAACAAATGGACACGAACATCGTCGCAAATGGTTCTACCAAGCAACCGAATGACCAAGAAGACTCGAGTTGCAGACAAGAGCTTCCCGATAAATCTTCGACCGATCCAATCATTGATCGATCCAATGAAGATACTAATGAAGGAAGAGCACTGGATGATTCTCACGAATCGGCCAATATTTCTATTCCTTCGCCTGCCACTGGCCCTTCCGAAGCTattgtttctatttcttctcgCCCACATTCCTCAACTCCACCTCCGTTACCAGCTCGAATCTCCCGAAAATTACCGATACCGTCCCCTCAACATTCGTCTTACGAACTTCCTgacgaagaggaagacgaCATTTACCATAAGATCGACGATTTTAGAGAAACGATACAATACGCAAACGTCAAAAACAAACATGAATCTgatgaaaaagggaaaaaaggaaatttcggAATTATTACGAAGAAATCAATTGGCTCGCGAAACGAattaacgtatgacgataccATCGATAACATTACAGCGTTGAAAGATAAAGTTGTAGATGAACAAAGTAAATTTCTATCGTACGATCACGGCGAG ACTGTAATTCGCAACTCAAAACCGATCAAGGTTCGAACAACGGAGAAAGTGGAGGAATCGACAAAGTCACCGCAAAAGAAATCGTTTCTGGACAGAGTGAGAAGTAAAAAGGAATCTCcgagaaaaattgagaaaaagaCCAAGTATAAAACTGCGACCTCTCCATCGCGGCCGCCGGCGCCGCTCTCGCAACTTTCATCGTCATTGGCAAACAATCACGAATCATCGAATTACTACGATGACGTATCTGAGTTGATAAATGTTGAGCAAGAAATTAACCGTGTCGAGGAAGAACAATCAGAGTATACTTGTCCACCTCCTCCCAGGCCGATCTATGTGAAACCACCGATAATCGAAAATGTAACCGATGCGGATGAATTTTATGATGACGTCGCGTATCGCGATAAATCACATCAA caaattacaaagaaatcaAATCTCTTTCACAATCTCGTCCGCACGGATGCTGATCGGCCTGCTTTCTGCGAGAACTTAGACGTCTCGCAACAATCATTCGAAGATGACGAGCATTATAAAATGCCACGACCCGAATCGCATTATCCTAAATGTCTTCCTGTTGATCGACAAGTTGACGATTTGTATGATGACGTTGCCATACTCGCAGAGTTTACGGCACGACAAAAGGAAGTTCTACATAACAGAGATAACGAAAACGCAACAAGATCGCAAATCAGTCCCGAAAAAAAGTCGTGGAATCGATTTGTTAGCGGGAAAAGATCAAAAACGGTTGATTCAACGGTTACCGAAACGAATGGCCGAGTTTTAAACGAGACAGAGGATTCATCGGATGACTTTGGCGAACAACACAATTCTTCGAGAATGAatacatttcaaaaattgatTAGTAGAATGGAAAACTCTCTTGGCAAAGCACCCTCTAGGACAACATCgtcgatattattaaataaaacaaatctcaCAAAATATGTGtag
- the LOC122569462 gene encoding actin-related protein 3 → MLGRLPACVIDVGTGYTKLGFAGNKEPQLIIPSAIAIKETAKVGDNNARRVTKGVEDLDAYIGDEAFEATGYSVKYPVRHGLVEDWDLMEKFLQQCIFKYLRAEPEDHYFLLTEPPLNTPENREYTAEIMFESFNVPGLYIAVQAVLALAASWTAKTIEDRTLTGVVVDSGDGVTHVIPVAEGFVIGSCIKHIPIAGRDITYFIQSLLREREIGIPPEQSLETAKAIKEKYCYICPDISKEFAKYDSDPTKIKKYEGVNSITKQPFVVDVGYERFLGPEIFFHPEFSNPDFTTPLSEIVDDVIQNCPIDVRRPLYSNIVLSGGSTMFKDFGRRLQRDIKRIVDARLKLSETLSGSLITPKPIDVHVISHHKQRWAVWYGGALLASDPEFYTVCHTKKAYQEYGPGICRYNPVFHSMV, encoded by the exons ATGCTTGGTCGTCTACCTGCATGTGTAATCGATGTGGGTACGGg ATATACAAAGCTAGGATTTGCAGGCAATAAGGAACCTCAGCTTATAATTCCTTCTGCAATTGCTATTAAAGAAACTGCAAAGGTTGGAGATAATAATGCCAGAAGGGTTACTAAAGGAGTCGAAGATTTGGATGCTTATATTGGAGATGAAGCTTTTGAAGCTACTGGTTATTCTGTGAAA TATCCAGTTAGACATGGATTAGTGGAAGATTGGgatttaatggaaaaattcctACAGcaatgtattttcaaatatcttagGGCAGAACCTGAAGATCATTACTTTTTACTCACAGAACCACCATTAAATACTCCAGAGAATCGGGAATATACAGCAGAGATAATGTTTGAATCATTTAATGTGCCAGGTCTTTATATTGCTGTTCAAGCAGTATTAGCATTAGCTGCCTCTTGGACAGCTAAAACAATAGAGGATAGGACATTAACGGGTGTTGTTGTCGATAGTGGAGATGGCGTAACTCACGTAATACCAGTG GCAGAAGGTTTTGTTATAGGAAGTTGTATAAAGCATATTCCTATTGCCGGTCgtgatattacatatttcattcaaaGCTTGTTACGAGAACGTGAAATTGGAATTCCACCTGAACAATCATTAGAAACAGCTAaagcaataaaagaaaagtattgctatatatgtcccgatatttcaaaagaatttGCTAAATACGATAGTGATcctactaaaataaaaaaatatgaaggTGTCAATAGTATTACAAAGCAACCATTTGTAGTAGATGTTGGATATGAAAGGTTTCTTGGACCAGAGATATTCTTTCATCCTGAG TTCTCTAATCCAGATTTCACAACACCATTAAGCGAAATCGTAGATGATGTAATTCAAAATTGTCCAATAGACGTTAGAAGAccattatatagtaatattgtattatcgGGTGGTTCTACGATGTTCAAGGACTTTGGTAGACGATTACAACGCGATATAAAACGAATTGTCGATGCACGTCTCAAACTTAGCGAAACATTAAGTGGAAGTCTCATTACg cCAAAACCTATAGATGTTCATGTTATATCGCATCACAAACAACGTTGGGCAGTATGGTACGGAGGCGCGTTATTAGCTAGTGATCCAGAATTTTATACAGTTTGTCATACCAAAAAAGCTTATCAAGAATATGGACCTGGAATTTGTCGTTATAATCCCGTATTCCATAGTatggtataa